Sequence from the Fictibacillus arsenicus genome:
TATGAAACACTTCAGCTGAAAAACTATTACCCTAAACCAGTAGAGTTTGAGATCAGCGTGCATGTAGATGTTGATTTTGCGGACATGTTCATCGTAAGAGGCTTTCAATCAGGTGATGTTGGCGAGCGTACTGGCGAAGAAGCAACGGATAAATCACTGCACTATTTTTATAGAGGAGCAGATGACGTTAAAAGAGCTGCCAAGATCCAATGGGATAGGGATGCTGTAGCTGTAAAAAAAGAGGGTGAAGTAGTTTTTAAGTTTCATTTGAGCCATGGTGAAGCGCAATCTGTTACGTTTACCGTTTCTCCTGAGATCGCCGGGGAGTCTGGGACAGTAATCGAGCCTGATACAGCGCTTGAAAAATTAAAACAATCCTATGAAAAATGGGAATCCAAAACAACAAGCATTGAAACGGATTACAAACCGCTTCAAAGATTAGTAGATCGGGGTATACAAGATTTGCGTGTACTTTTGACTGATATTGGACATGGGCAGTTTCCTGTAGCGGGACTCCCGTGGTTTGGAGTTCCGTTTGGCAGAGACAGTTTAATAGCGGCGCTTCAAATGCTAGCTTTCAATCCTGAAATTGCAAAAGGCACACTCTTAACGATGGCATCTCAGCAGGGGACAAAGGTGGACCCGTGGCGAGATGAACAGCCAGGCAAAATCATGCATGAGATTCGTTACGGTGAACTTGCAGCAACCAATCAGATTCCTTTTACCCCTTATTATGGAACGATTGACGCAACACCGCTCTTCTTAGTTCTTTTATCAGAATATACGAAGTGGACAGGGGATCTTTCACTAGCAGAGAAACTTCTGCCGAACGTGGAAGCTGCTTTAATGTGGATCGACGAGTACGGGGACCGCGATGGTGATGGGTTTGTCGAGTATCATCAGGAATCCAGCAAAGGCATCGCGAACCAGGGCTGGAAGGACTCGGGTGATTCGATTGTTCATCGAAACGGGGACTATGCTGAAACACCGATCGCACTTTCTGAAGTTCAGGGATATGTGTATCAGGCAAAGCAAGGAATAGCAGCGATTTTTGAAGCTCAAGGGAAAATGGAGGAAGCGGCAAAGCTCCGAGATCAGGCTGAACAGTTAAAGAAAAAATACGATGAAAAGTTTTGGATGGAAGATCAACAGTTCCATGCCATCGCATTAGATAAGGAAAAAAAGCAAGTAGGAACGTTAACAACTAATCCGGGACATGTTCTTTTTGCCGAGATGTTAGAAGAAGACAAAGCGGATGCTGTGATTGAAAAGTTAGTATCACCAGCTTTTTTCTCAGGGTATGGCATCAGAACAATGGCAGAAGGAGA
This genomic interval carries:
- a CDS encoding amylo-alpha-1,6-glucosidase, with translation MNYRVIKENDLFFLTDDKGNIPKENSYGLGLYTKDTRFLNKFDIKINGQDPILLSSSADENYMAKILLTNPHMEEDGELILWRESVEIERKRLIYGGVLYETLQLKNYYPKPVEFEISVHVDVDFADMFIVRGFQSGDVGERTGEEATDKSLHYFYRGADDVKRAAKIQWDRDAVAVKKEGEVVFKFHLSHGEAQSVTFTVSPEIAGESGTVIEPDTALEKLKQSYEKWESKTTSIETDYKPLQRLVDRGIQDLRVLLTDIGHGQFPVAGLPWFGVPFGRDSLIAALQMLAFNPEIAKGTLLTMASQQGTKVDPWRDEQPGKIMHEIRYGELAATNQIPFTPYYGTIDATPLFLVLLSEYTKWTGDLSLAEKLLPNVEAALMWIDEYGDRDGDGFVEYHQESSKGIANQGWKDSGDSIVHRNGDYAETPIALSEVQGYVYQAKQGIAAIFEAQGKMEEAAKLRDQAEQLKKKYDEKFWMEDQQFHAIALDKEKKQVGTLTTNPGHVLFAEMLEEDKADAVIEKLVSPAFFSGYGIRTMAEGEAGYNPMSYHDGSIWPHDNSMILLGMSKLSRQSAASTVINGLIEAADHFEYDRLPELFCGYGSEVGRAVKYPVACSPQAWAAGTPLVFIQTILGLFPDSLNKVITLSPKLLENMNQLSVKKIKIGGGYLSINVQREGEETVVTVDENTTGYEVVQKEQTS